A stretch of the Gemmatimonadaceae bacterium genome encodes the following:
- a CDS encoding succinate dehydrogenase/fumarate reductase iron-sulfur subunit, whose protein sequence is MKFTLHVWRQASASAIGAFATYQATDISADMSFLEMLDAVNESLIERGDEPVAFDNDCREGICGMCGMMINGVAHGPMRATATCQLFMRHFQDGDTIYIEPWRARAFPVIKDLVVDRSAFDRVIASGGFITAPTGGARDANNILVPKSDADDAMDSAACIGCGACVAACPNGSASLFTGAKIAHLGVLPQGQAERRQRVLRMIAQMDEEGFGGCTWHGECHEACPKAISLDVIARMNGDYLRALWTSHEEKHEQAGG, encoded by the coding sequence GTGAAGTTCACGTTGCACGTGTGGCGGCAGGCGAGCGCCAGCGCGATCGGCGCGTTCGCGACATATCAGGCCACAGACATCAGCGCGGACATGTCGTTCCTCGAGATGCTCGACGCGGTCAACGAATCGCTCATCGAGCGCGGCGACGAGCCCGTGGCGTTCGACAACGACTGCCGCGAGGGTATCTGCGGGATGTGCGGCATGATGATCAACGGTGTGGCGCACGGGCCCATGCGGGCGACCGCTACATGCCAGCTCTTCATGCGCCACTTCCAGGACGGCGATACGATCTACATCGAGCCGTGGCGCGCGCGCGCGTTCCCGGTGATCAAAGACCTCGTCGTCGACCGCAGCGCGTTCGACCGCGTGATCGCGTCGGGCGGGTTTATCACCGCGCCCACCGGCGGCGCCCGCGATGCGAACAACATCCTGGTGCCCAAATCCGACGCCGACGACGCAATGGATTCCGCGGCGTGCATCGGCTGCGGCGCGTGCGTGGCCGCGTGTCCTAACGGATCGGCATCCCTCTTCACCGGCGCCAAGATCGCGCACCTCGGCGTGCTCCCGCAGGGACAAGCCGAGCGTCGCCAGCGCGTGCTGCGGATGATCGCGCAGATGGACGAAGAGGGCTTCGGCGGCTGCACGTGGCACGGCGAATGTCACGAAGCCTGCCCCAAAGCGATCAGCCTCGACGTGATCGCCCGTATGAACGGCGACTACCTGCGCGCGCTCTGGACGTCACACGAAGAAAAACACGAGCAGGCGGGTGGCTGA
- the dcd gene encoding dCTP deaminase: MSLKSDRWIRRMALEHHMIEPFADRQVRQGVISYGVSSYGYDMRVAREFRIFTNVLNSIVDPKNFDPKSFVEFEGDVCIVPPNSFALARSVEYFRIPRNVLTLTLGKSTYARCGIITNVTPFEPEWEGFVTLEISNTTPLPARIYANEGIAQVVFFEGDEPPETSYKDKAGKYQGQQGVTLPKI, translated from the coding sequence ATGTCGCTCAAAAGTGATCGCTGGATTCGCCGCATGGCGCTCGAACACCACATGATCGAGCCGTTCGCGGACCGTCAGGTGCGCCAAGGCGTGATCTCGTACGGGGTCAGCTCGTACGGCTACGACATGCGCGTCGCGCGGGAATTCCGGATTTTCACGAACGTGCTCAACTCGATCGTCGACCCGAAGAACTTCGACCCCAAATCGTTCGTCGAGTTCGAGGGCGATGTCTGCATCGTCCCGCCCAACAGCTTCGCGCTCGCGCGCTCGGTGGAATATTTCCGCATCCCGCGCAACGTCCTAACGCTGACCCTCGGCAAGTCGACGTACGCGCGCTGCGGCATCATCACGAACGTCACGCCGTTCGAGCCGGAGTGGGAGGGCTTCGTGACGCTCGAGATCTCGAATACCACGCCGCTGCCCGCGCGCATCTATGCCAACGAAGGCATCGCGCAGGTGGTGTTTTTCGAGGGCGACGAGCCGCCCGAGACGTCCTATAAAGACAAGGCCGGCAAGTACCAAGGCCAGCAAGGCGTCACGTTGCCAAAGATTTGA
- the ndhC gene encoding NADH-quinone oxidoreductase subunit A, translated as MGRDYFPILLLVGFVAANAVMMLVVSHLTIRPRPTPEKQTPYESGMPPLGDARERFSVKFYMVAMLFIVFDIETVFLIPWGASFRQLSCGVPLANGVCPMGQVSFFGFGEMIVFIVILAVGLVYVWKKGALQWD; from the coding sequence ATGGGACGAGACTACTTTCCGATTCTTTTGCTGGTCGGCTTCGTCGCGGCAAACGCGGTGATGATGCTCGTCGTCTCCCACCTCACGATTCGGCCGCGTCCAACACCAGAAAAACAGACGCCCTACGAGTCCGGAATGCCGCCGCTGGGTGACGCCCGCGAACGGTTTTCGGTGAAGTTTTACATGGTCGCGATGTTGTTCATCGTCTTCGACATCGAGACGGTCTTCCTGATCCCATGGGGAGCGTCGTTCCGCCAACTCTCCTGCGGTGTTCCTCTCGCCAACGGCGTCTGCCCGATGGGCCAAGTGTCGTTCTTCGGATTCGGTGAAATGATCGTGTTCATCGTGATCCTGGCCGTCGGCCTCGTCTACGTCTGGAAAAAAGGAGCGCTCCAATGGGATTGA
- the nuoB gene encoding NADH-quinone oxidoreductase subunit NuoB: MGLTARHTDSLARTDTASGSGESWVATRLDFLVNWGRAGSLWPMPFGTACCAIEFMATAASRFDLARFGMERMSFSPRQADVLICAGRVPFKLAPVLRRIWQQMPQPKWCISMGACASSGGMFDNYAVVQGIDTIIPVDVYVPGCPPRPEGLLYGILMLQDKVKRERMSDTALRNEMDPDPKSGLYIPPAAIDELSEPFGNSVHQTRSGL; this comes from the coding sequence ATGGGATTGACCGCCCGTCACACAGACAGCCTTGCGCGAACCGACACCGCATCTGGGTCCGGTGAGAGCTGGGTGGCAACGCGACTCGACTTCCTCGTGAACTGGGGACGCGCGGGCTCGCTCTGGCCAATGCCGTTCGGCACCGCTTGCTGCGCCATCGAGTTCATGGCCACGGCGGCGAGCCGCTTCGACCTGGCGCGATTCGGCATGGAGCGCATGAGTTTTTCGCCGCGTCAGGCCGACGTGCTCATCTGCGCCGGTCGCGTGCCGTTCAAGCTCGCGCCGGTGCTCCGTCGCATCTGGCAGCAGATGCCGCAGCCCAAGTGGTGCATCTCGATGGGCGCGTGCGCGTCGTCGGGCGGCATGTTCGACAACTATGCCGTGGTGCAGGGGATCGACACGATCATTCCCGTCGACGTCTATGTACCCGGCTGTCCGCCGCGGCCCGAAGGCTTGTTGTACGGCATTCTGATGCTGCAGGACAAGGTGAAGCGCGAGCGCATGTCGGATACGGCGCTGCGCAACGAGATGGATCCCGATCCGAAGAGCGGTCTCTACATCCCGCCGGCGGCCATCGACGAGTTGTCGGAGCCGTTTGGAAACTCGGTGCATCAAACCCGGTCCGGACTGTGA
- a CDS encoding NADH-quinone oxidoreductase subunit C, which produces MSASWSVVLPGSAAPDAPAPATPKHVPNRGGAANPSADALRARFQGGVTRVEVIWGETTVYVDRTRLFDIVQWLHDDPSQRYDYLSDVTAVEYRDPEQPIEVVWHLRSLPYRRFLRVKVELPRDGKTPLEVASVWSVYKGADWLERECYDMFGIRFVGHPDLRRILMWEQYHEGFPLRKDFPLRGRFSRAEQLRQALAANPEARYSMEELTVAQAFEDLPEAMRARLKSGERTGE; this is translated from the coding sequence GTGAGCGCCTCCTGGTCGGTTGTGCTTCCCGGCAGCGCCGCGCCCGACGCCCCGGCGCCGGCGACGCCCAAACACGTGCCTAACCGTGGCGGCGCGGCGAACCCCAGCGCCGACGCGTTGCGCGCCAGGTTTCAGGGCGGCGTCACGCGCGTCGAGGTGATCTGGGGCGAAACGACCGTCTATGTCGACCGCACGCGGCTGTTCGACATCGTGCAATGGTTGCACGACGATCCATCGCAGCGCTACGACTATTTGTCGGATGTCACCGCTGTCGAATACCGCGATCCGGAGCAGCCGATCGAAGTGGTGTGGCATCTCCGGTCGCTGCCATATCGCCGGTTCCTGCGCGTGAAGGTCGAGCTGCCGCGCGACGGCAAGACCCCGCTCGAAGTGGCGAGTGTCTGGAGCGTGTACAAGGGCGCCGATTGGCTCGAGCGCGAGTGCTACGACATGTTCGGCATTCGCTTCGTTGGGCATCCCGATCTGCGGCGCATCCTGATGTGGGAGCAGTACCACGAGGGCTTTCCGCTGCGCAAGGATTTCCCGCTGCGCGGCCGGTTCAGCCGTGCCGAGCAGCTGCGACAGGCGCTCGCCGCCAATCCGGAGGCGCGCTACTCGATGGAAGAGCTGACCGTGGCGCAGGCGTTCGAGGACCTGCCCGAAGCCATGCGCGCGCGGCTCAAGAGCGGCGAGCGGACGGGAGAGTAG
- the nuoD gene encoding NADH dehydrogenase (quinone) subunit D, which yields MSTKRTVDVAIGTSGLDEQGRPRRAPLTVNEGGTVTTLEPPPALEDALELEGEHMLINIGPQHPATHGVLRLVLELDGETVVRCIPHIGYLHCGFEKIGEYRQYNQVIPWTDREDYLNSIGNNVAFALGAERLFGIEITPRCTVLRVIAMELSRIISHLVWLGTTCIDIGAFTPFLWAFEQRERVYELLERWVGARLTTSATRVGGMAADIPAGWMDQLQHFIKTFPKTVDEIDRVLTTNGIWVGRTVGLGVMSADEAVNYGLSGPMLRASGVAFDVRRDFPYLDYETYDFEVPVGTHGDVYDRYLVRMEELRQSTRILAQAAARLPEGPVNSDDHRVVLPPKSKAMSDMESMIHHFKQVMEGPRPPLGESYVAVESPKGEKGYYMVSDGTAKPVRWRIRPPSFLNLSAIGKMVEGHMLSDVIAINASIDIVMGEIDR from the coding sequence GTGAGCACCAAGCGCACCGTCGACGTCGCGATCGGCACGTCGGGCCTCGATGAGCAGGGACGTCCGCGCCGGGCGCCGCTCACCGTGAACGAGGGTGGAACCGTCACGACGCTCGAGCCGCCGCCGGCGCTCGAGGACGCCCTCGAGCTCGAGGGCGAGCACATGCTGATCAACATCGGTCCGCAGCATCCGGCCACGCACGGCGTGCTGCGGCTCGTGCTCGAGCTGGACGGCGAGACCGTCGTGCGGTGCATTCCGCACATCGGCTACCTGCACTGCGGTTTCGAGAAGATCGGCGAATACCGGCAGTACAACCAGGTGATCCCGTGGACCGACCGCGAGGACTACCTGAACTCGATCGGCAACAACGTGGCCTTCGCGTTAGGCGCGGAGCGGCTGTTTGGCATCGAGATCACGCCGCGCTGCACGGTGCTGCGCGTGATCGCGATGGAGTTGTCGCGGATCATCTCGCACCTCGTGTGGTTGGGCACGACGTGCATCGACATCGGCGCGTTCACGCCGTTCCTGTGGGCGTTCGAGCAGCGCGAGCGGGTCTACGAGCTGCTGGAGCGCTGGGTGGGCGCGCGGCTGACGACGAGCGCCACCCGCGTCGGCGGCATGGCGGCCGACATCCCGGCCGGGTGGATGGATCAGCTCCAGCACTTCATCAAGACGTTCCCGAAAACGGTCGACGAGATCGACCGGGTGCTCACGACCAACGGCATCTGGGTCGGGCGGACGGTTGGGTTAGGCGTGATGTCGGCCGACGAGGCGGTGAACTACGGCCTGTCGGGCCCGATGCTCCGCGCCTCGGGCGTGGCGTTCGATGTGCGCCGCGACTTTCCGTACCTCGACTACGAGACGTACGACTTCGAAGTGCCGGTCGGAACGCACGGCGACGTGTACGACCGGTACCTCGTGCGGATGGAAGAGCTGCGCCAATCGACGCGCATCCTCGCCCAGGCGGCGGCGCGCCTCCCCGAGGGCCCGGTCAACAGCGACGACCATCGCGTCGTGCTGCCGCCCAAGAGCAAGGCGATGAGCGACATGGAGTCGATGATCCACCACTTCAAGCAGGTGATGGAAGGGCCGCGTCCTCCGTTAGGCGAATCGTACGTGGCCGTGGAAAGCCCCAAGGGCGAGAAGGGCTACTACATGGTGTCCGACGGCACCGCCAAGCCCGTCCGCTGGCGCATCCGTCCGCCGTCGTTCCTCAACCTGTCGGCCATCGGCAAGATGGTCGAGGGTCACATGCTCTCCGATGTCATCGCCATCAACGCGAGCATCGATATCGTCATGGGAGAAATCGATCGGTGA
- a CDS encoding NAD(P)H-dependent oxidoreductase subunit E, translating to MKVHEVGGTRAESDTSHAEHERGPYTPVFVGDAKTELDALLTRYPTKMAALLPVLWIVQHERGWVSDDAMAEVAELLDLTPAYVKGVVTFYTMYHQHPVGKYFIQVCTTSPCGACGAEKVVDALLKHTRCGELGATSADSRYTVIEVECLGACGFATPVMVNEEFIESVTPERVPQILSQYQ from the coding sequence GTGAAGGTGCACGAAGTCGGCGGCACGCGCGCCGAGAGCGACACGTCGCACGCCGAGCACGAGCGCGGTCCCTACACCCCCGTGTTCGTCGGCGATGCGAAGACCGAGCTCGATGCCTTGCTCACGCGCTATCCGACCAAGATGGCGGCGCTCCTGCCCGTGCTCTGGATCGTACAGCACGAACGGGGATGGGTGTCGGACGACGCCATGGCCGAAGTCGCGGAGCTCCTCGATCTCACGCCGGCGTACGTCAAAGGCGTGGTCACGTTCTACACGATGTACCACCAGCACCCGGTGGGGAAATACTTCATCCAGGTGTGCACCACGTCGCCGTGCGGAGCGTGCGGCGCCGAGAAGGTCGTGGACGCGCTGCTCAAGCACACGCGGTGCGGCGAGTTAGGCGCAACCTCCGCCGACAGCCGCTACACCGTCATCGAAGTCGAATGCCTCGGCGCCTGCGGATTCGCGACGCCGGTGATGGTCAACGAAGAATTCATCGAGTCGGTGACGCCCGAGCGCGTCCCGCAGATCCTCAGCCAGTACCAGTAA